A single genomic interval of Oryza sativa Japonica Group chromosome 7, ASM3414082v1 harbors:
- the LOC4342678 gene encoding uncharacterized protein isoform X3, producing MDSSAASAAAAAAAPVVLVTNDDGIDAPGLRFLVGQLVAARRYRVLVCAPDTDRSGVSHSITWRPALRCKRVDIDGATAFAASGTPADCASLGISGKLFDGLVPDLVVSGINVGNNCGCHVIYSGTVGGAREAFLYGIPSLAMSYDWVASQSSVNDLKVAAEVVMPLINNVMAEIKNGTYPQGSFLNIDIPTDAAHHKGYKITKQGRYMARIGWEQTVYKKPAVESYQTANMDVDSEKDSEVDTSSENDLLFKRVLVRRSYDEEEGDDIDHKCLVDGYITVTPLGALSRAEADVIPYYKACLSRL from the exons ATGGACTcctccgcggcgtcggcggcggctgcggcggcggcgccggtggtgctggtgacgaacgacgacggcatCGACGCGCCGGGACTCCGCTTCCTCGTCGGCCagctcgtcgccgcccgccgctacCGCGTCCTCGTCTGCGCGCCCGACAC AGACAGGTCAGGTGTTAGCCACTCCATCACATGGCGCCCTGCACTCCGCTGTAAACGAGTTGATATAGATGGTGCTACAGCATTTGCAGCCTCAG GGACTCCTGCTGACTGTGCTTCTTTAGGCATATCTGGGAAGCTCTTTGATGGTTTGGTTCCTGATCTG GTAGTCAGTGGAATCAATGTTGGCAACAATTGTGGATGCCATGT TATCTATTCTGGAACAGTTGGCGGTGCTAGGGAGGCATTCTTGTACGGGATTCCTTCATTAGCCATGTCATATGATTG GGTCGCAAGTCAGAGCAGTGTTAACGACCTCAAAGTAGCTGCAGAGGTTGTTATGCCTCTGATAAATAATGTGATGGCTGAGATAAAGAATGGGACATATCCTCAAGGATCATTCTTGAATATAGATATACCAACTGATGCTGCACACCACAAG GGATACAAAATTACAAAGCAAGGAAGGTATATGGCCAGAATTGGTTGGGAGCAAACAGTTTATAAGAAGCCTGCGGTAGAAAGTTACCAGACAGCAAACATGGATGTTGACAGTGAAAAGGACAGTGAAGTAGATACTTCATCAGAGAATGACCTATTGTTTAAAAGAGTG CTTGTGAGGCGAAGTTATGAtgaagaggaaggggatgatATCGACCACAAGTGCCTTGTAGATGGATAT ATTACTGTTACCCCTTTGGGAGCTCTATCCCGCGCAGAAGCTGATGTCATACCATACTACAAAGCTTGCTTGTCACGTCT
- the LOC4342678 gene encoding uncharacterized protein isoform X4, with product MDSSAASAAAAAAAPVVLVTNDDGIDAPGLRFLVGQLVAARRYRVLVCAPDTDRSGVSHSITWRPALRCKRVDIDGATAFAASGTPADCASLGISGKLFDGLVPDLAISGINVGNNCGCHVIYSGTVGGAREAFLYGIPSLAMSYDWVASQSSVNDLKVAAEVVMPLINNVMAEIKNGTYPQGSFLNIDIPTDAAHHKGYKITKQGRYMARIGWEQTVYKKPAVESYQTANMDVDSEKDSEVDTSSENDLLFKRVLVRRSYDEEEGDDIDHKCLVDGYITVTPLGALSRAEADVIPYYKACLSRL from the exons ATGGACTcctccgcggcgtcggcggcggctgcggcggcggcgccggtggtgctggtgacgaacgacgacggcatCGACGCGCCGGGACTCCGCTTCCTCGTCGGCCagctcgtcgccgcccgccgctacCGCGTCCTCGTCTGCGCGCCCGACAC AGACAGGTCAGGTGTTAGCCACTCCATCACATGGCGCCCTGCACTCCGCTGTAAACGAGTTGATATAGATGGTGCTACAGCATTTGCAGCCTCAG GGACTCCTGCTGACTGTGCTTCTTTAGGCATATCTGGGAAGCTCTTTGATGGTTTGGTTCCTGATCTGGCAA TCAGTGGAATCAATGTTGGCAACAATTGTGGATGCCATGT TATCTATTCTGGAACAGTTGGCGGTGCTAGGGAGGCATTCTTGTACGGGATTCCTTCATTAGCCATGTCATATGATTG GGTCGCAAGTCAGAGCAGTGTTAACGACCTCAAAGTAGCTGCAGAGGTTGTTATGCCTCTGATAAATAATGTGATGGCTGAGATAAAGAATGGGACATATCCTCAAGGATCATTCTTGAATATAGATATACCAACTGATGCTGCACACCACAAG GGATACAAAATTACAAAGCAAGGAAGGTATATGGCCAGAATTGGTTGGGAGCAAACAGTTTATAAGAAGCCTGCGGTAGAAAGTTACCAGACAGCAAACATGGATGTTGACAGTGAAAAGGACAGTGAAGTAGATACTTCATCAGAGAATGACCTATTGTTTAAAAGAGTG CTTGTGAGGCGAAGTTATGAtgaagaggaaggggatgatATCGACCACAAGTGCCTTGTAGATGGATAT ATTACTGTTACCCCTTTGGGAGCTCTATCCCGCGCAGAAGCTGATGTCATACCATACTACAAAGCTTGCTTGTCACGTCT
- the LOC4342678 gene encoding uncharacterized protein isoform X1, giving the protein MDSSAASAAAAAAAPVVLVTNDDGIDAPGLRFLVGQLVAARRYRVLVCAPDTDRSGVSHSITWRPALRCKRVDIDGATAFAASGTPADCASLGISGKLFDGLVPDLVVSGINVGNNCGCHVIYSGTVGGAREAFLYGIPSLAMSYDWVASQSSVNDLKVAAEVVMPLINNVMAEIKNGTYPQGSFLNIDIPTDAAHHKGYKITKQGRYMARIGWEQTVYKKPAVESYQTANMDVDSEKDSEVDTSSENDLLFKRVLVRRSYDEEEGDDIDHKCLVDGYITVTPLGALSRAEADVIPYYKACLSRDQDTFVAH; this is encoded by the exons ATGGACTcctccgcggcgtcggcggcggctgcggcggcggcgccggtggtgctggtgacgaacgacgacggcatCGACGCGCCGGGACTCCGCTTCCTCGTCGGCCagctcgtcgccgcccgccgctacCGCGTCCTCGTCTGCGCGCCCGACAC AGACAGGTCAGGTGTTAGCCACTCCATCACATGGCGCCCTGCACTCCGCTGTAAACGAGTTGATATAGATGGTGCTACAGCATTTGCAGCCTCAG GGACTCCTGCTGACTGTGCTTCTTTAGGCATATCTGGGAAGCTCTTTGATGGTTTGGTTCCTGATCTG GTAGTCAGTGGAATCAATGTTGGCAACAATTGTGGATGCCATGT TATCTATTCTGGAACAGTTGGCGGTGCTAGGGAGGCATTCTTGTACGGGATTCCTTCATTAGCCATGTCATATGATTG GGTCGCAAGTCAGAGCAGTGTTAACGACCTCAAAGTAGCTGCAGAGGTTGTTATGCCTCTGATAAATAATGTGATGGCTGAGATAAAGAATGGGACATATCCTCAAGGATCATTCTTGAATATAGATATACCAACTGATGCTGCACACCACAAG GGATACAAAATTACAAAGCAAGGAAGGTATATGGCCAGAATTGGTTGGGAGCAAACAGTTTATAAGAAGCCTGCGGTAGAAAGTTACCAGACAGCAAACATGGATGTTGACAGTGAAAAGGACAGTGAAGTAGATACTTCATCAGAGAATGACCTATTGTTTAAAAGAGTG CTTGTGAGGCGAAGTTATGAtgaagaggaaggggatgatATCGACCACAAGTGCCTTGTAGATGGATAT ATTACTGTTACCCCTTTGGGAGCTCTATCCCGCGCAGAAGCTGATGTCATACCATACTACAAAGCTTGCTTGTCAC
- the LOC4342678 gene encoding uncharacterized protein isoform X2, translating into MDSSAASAAAAAAAPVVLVTNDDGIDAPGLRFLVGQLVAARRYRVLVCAPDTDRSGVSHSITWRPALRCKRVDIDGATAFAASGTPADCASLGISGKLFDGLVPDLAISGINVGNNCGCHVIYSGTVGGAREAFLYGIPSLAMSYDWVASQSSVNDLKVAAEVVMPLINNVMAEIKNGTYPQGSFLNIDIPTDAAHHKGYKITKQGRYMARIGWEQTVYKKPAVESYQTANMDVDSEKDSEVDTSSENDLLFKRVLVRRSYDEEEGDDIDHKCLVDGYITVTPLGALSRAEADVIPYYKACLSRDQDTFVAH; encoded by the exons ATGGACTcctccgcggcgtcggcggcggctgcggcggcggcgccggtggtgctggtgacgaacgacgacggcatCGACGCGCCGGGACTCCGCTTCCTCGTCGGCCagctcgtcgccgcccgccgctacCGCGTCCTCGTCTGCGCGCCCGACAC AGACAGGTCAGGTGTTAGCCACTCCATCACATGGCGCCCTGCACTCCGCTGTAAACGAGTTGATATAGATGGTGCTACAGCATTTGCAGCCTCAG GGACTCCTGCTGACTGTGCTTCTTTAGGCATATCTGGGAAGCTCTTTGATGGTTTGGTTCCTGATCTGGCAA TCAGTGGAATCAATGTTGGCAACAATTGTGGATGCCATGT TATCTATTCTGGAACAGTTGGCGGTGCTAGGGAGGCATTCTTGTACGGGATTCCTTCATTAGCCATGTCATATGATTG GGTCGCAAGTCAGAGCAGTGTTAACGACCTCAAAGTAGCTGCAGAGGTTGTTATGCCTCTGATAAATAATGTGATGGCTGAGATAAAGAATGGGACATATCCTCAAGGATCATTCTTGAATATAGATATACCAACTGATGCTGCACACCACAAG GGATACAAAATTACAAAGCAAGGAAGGTATATGGCCAGAATTGGTTGGGAGCAAACAGTTTATAAGAAGCCTGCGGTAGAAAGTTACCAGACAGCAAACATGGATGTTGACAGTGAAAAGGACAGTGAAGTAGATACTTCATCAGAGAATGACCTATTGTTTAAAAGAGTG CTTGTGAGGCGAAGTTATGAtgaagaggaaggggatgatATCGACCACAAGTGCCTTGTAGATGGATAT ATTACTGTTACCCCTTTGGGAGCTCTATCCCGCGCAGAAGCTGATGTCATACCATACTACAAAGCTTGCTTGTCAC